The candidate division WOR-3 bacterium genomic interval TACTGGTCAAAGTTGCCGCAGTCACAAGCCATGGAGTTGACGATGCAGGGCATATTGACATTGGTCAAGGATGAGAGATTGGAGGTGGAGAATGTTGAGCCGAAGGCGCTGGTTGAGCCATGACCGGCAAAGTGGAAGAGGTGCCTGCCGGAGTTGATGCTCGTTACACACTGGGTCGGGGTCATATTATAGACCGAATCCACGAGCCAGTTTGCCATCTCCGAGAGGGCAATGGCAATGTTTTTGTTCACAATTCTGCCGTAGTAGTCAATGTTTGTCCAGAGCCCCTCAAAGGGGAGAAGGACATTGTGCAGATAGGTGGTGTCAGGGTGGCGCTCATAAAGCGAGTCCTTTTTTAAGAAGTTGGCGCAGTTGGATGAGTCGTCAAAAGGTAACCTGCCAACAACAATGTCAGAATAGAGGTCAACCGAGTCGGGATTGAAATTGGTGTAGTCATACTCGCCGAACTGGCTGTTGTTGTTCGCATCCCAGGTGCCATCCAAATCTGAATAATAGAGGTCTGCCGGGACATTGTAAGGTGAATAGGGAAGATAGCCATAGCGGCAGGGAACATGCTGGACATCACCGGCCAAGATAACATATTTCAAGCCCCGGTGGGCGTAACAGTCCTTTAAGAAGTTTCTGATTTTTTCAGGGTTGTCCCTGCCGGAATAGCGGGCATAGATGGTCTCGGTTGGCATCACCTCGGTAAAATAGCCCTTGCGCTGGAGATAGTCGGCAAACGGGGCAACGGCACTGACGAGTGCGGATGATGTTACAATAGCCACATCCAGTTCCTCCTGGTCAAGTTCGGCAACAATTGGTGAAAAGCGGTTTAAGTCATTATTGTTCACCACTAAATGGTGAACATCCTCCTTGAAAGCCTCAAACTGTCCCAGAGTCAAAACATTAGCCGGTGCGGCATTCTCATCATATTCAACTTCAATTTCTGCACCTGTTGCCAAGAGGAGCCTGCCTGATTGGGGATAGTATTGGAAAGGGCAGAAGAGAAGGCCGGCAATCCTGAAGCCCGACTTTGTTCCTGCGGGAACCGGGTTCAGAACCTCTGCCGGATAGGGAACATCACTCTGATAAATCTCGGGTTTGGGTTGAACAAAGGGAACGGAGTTAAACTGGGAAACAGGTCTCATTGGCTGACAGGGATAGAGGCTTAAGCCGGTTGCGATCTCCTGCCAATGGACATTTTTCAAAACAACCCTTTTTAATTTGGCATCGGGCGGAATCAGGACATTTCCTGAGATAACCGGCAAAAGCGGCTCACCCGGTGCGGTTGTTGTTACACAGACCATACCATTCTGGTCAAGGTTCAATTTCACCACCGACCAGCCATCATAACTTACCACACTCACCTGTTCGGGTGAGATTGTAATCGGGAGATTAACAACACCGGCAAGGCAGACCCCTGCCATCAGGATAACAGCACAAAAAAACTTCACGAATCCTCCTTTTTATCAGGGTTTGGATTTGCAGACATTTTATAATTTTAAATTATCTCCTGCCGGATGCAAATGTCAAAGGATTCAGCCCCTTTTCTGCCAGACATTTTCCCAGACACGCAAAAAGTTAAGTCCAAGAATCCCTTTAATATCACCGTCTTTATAGCCCAAATCAATCAGCCTTCTGGTAATTTCCGGCAGCATACTGGCATCCTCAAGCCCCTTGAGCCTGCCGGAGAAGCCGTCAAAGTCCGAGCCCAGACCAATAATGTCCGGTCCGAACCGCTGGACAACAAAGTCAATTGATTTTACCACATCATCAATGCTTGCCTTCTTGGGAAGTGGCTTGAGAAATCCGGGCAGAAAAGCCTGTCCCATCAAGCCGCGTCTTTCCTTTAAAGCCTGCAACTGGTTCAGTTTCAGGTTGCGGTTGTGTCTCCTTAATGCGTAGACACCGGAATGGGAGGCGATGACCGGTGCCCGGCTTGCTTGAACAATCTGGTAAAATGACCGCTCTGAGGAGTGGGAGACATCAACAATCATTCCCAAGCGGTTCATTATCCTTATCGCCCTTCTGCCCAATTCAGAAATCCCGTTGTGCGGCTTTTTTCTGTCCCAGGAGGCGTCGGCAAGTTCATTGGAGTTGCACCAGGTGATGGTGAGAATCCTTACCCCTGCGCGCCAGAAATGAAACAGCCGGGCAAGATTGCCTTCAAGTGCATGCCCACCTTCAACGCCGATGATAATTCCGATTCTCTTGGAGTTGACAATCCGTTTCAGACCTGCGGGTGAAAGGGCAAGACCAACCTTATCAGAATTTTCCTTGCAGAAGTTTTTGATTGCCCTGACCGCATTGAGGACAAACCGCTCATACTCACCGGGCTTAATCTTTTTCGGGTCAGGAAAGATGGCAAAGACCTGGGCTTTCAAACCACCCTTTATCATCTTCGGAAGGTCAAGATGCCCCTTGGTGTTTTTACTGATGTCCTCATTTTTCTCAATATGCCTTAAGATGGAGTCGCAGTGCATATCGATCACCAGTGATTGTTGATGGAGTTTTTGATAATGAGCCGGATTGGTTTTTGCCATAACAGTTCAGTTTACACCCTGATTTAGACCGGTCAATCAAATTAGGGGAGTTTTTCAGATGCCAGCCCCTGAATGTGTTTTCATCCGAATCCAACCCCGATTTGACTCTCCGGGTCACTCCCCCGGTAAAAACTTGGATTGGAGTTCAAATCGCTAACAGTATGAAGAGTCGTATTTTATCACAAATAAACCAAAAGTGGGCAGAGGTCTGGCGTTAATTTTTTTAATTTTTGGGCTCTTAATGTATAGAAGGCAATGAAAGGAGTAATATTATGGCAGATTTAGATAAAATGGTGAAGAGATGGCTGAAAAAGTTTACGCCGGCAAGGGCAAAACAAACCCTTGAGGCGGTGTATGATGAGATGGCGAAGAATTATGCCCGGGCGATGGTGGATTTGCTGGCAATGGAAGACCAGACAAGGCAGGTTCTGAACCAATCCGGGATTCAGAGCGCGCTCTATGTCCCCTATCTTGATTTTGCCCGGCAACTTTTTGCATTAAAAAGAAAGGGGATTAGCGGCAGGAGTTTTCAAATGGCGGCAGATGTGCTTCTGGCAAAATGGTCAGCACGCGGTCTTAACCCCATTGTTTTGGAGAAAATCAGGCAGGAGGTGTTTGATAGCCAAAAGCAAAAAGACCTTTGAACCTCTCTGGTTTAAATTGCAATTAGCGCAAATTGGTGTTATAGTTCAATTGAGCCCCATCTATGGCGAGGCATAAAACCAAAAAGGAGGCACAATGAGCCAGAAAGCCTGGAGAAGATGGCTTGCCGAACTCATCGGCACATTCTGTCTGGTTTTCATCGGCTGCGGCAGCGCGGTGATTGCCGGCAGTCATATCGGGTTTGCCGGTATCTCGCTGGCGTTCGGGTTGGCGGTCCTGGCGATGGTCTATGCTATCGGACCGATTTCCGGCTGTCATATCAATCCGGCAATATCAGTGGCGATGCTCGTTGCCGGCAAGCAGAAGTTTACCGAGACGATTGCCTATATCATCGCCCAGTGTATCGGTGCGATTCTTGGTGCGATTGTCCTTTTTGCCATTGCCAGCACTCTGCCGGATTATTCGCTTAGTGTTAACGGTCTGGGTCAGAACGGTTTCGGTGCACATTCGCCCGGTGGTTATTCTTTGGTGGCGGCGCTGGACGCTGAGGTTATCCTCACCACGCTCTTTGTCTTGGTGGTGTTGGGCGCAACGAGCGAAAAGGCACCGGCTGGGTTTGCCGGCGTGGCAATCGGTCTTGCGCTCACCTTTATCCATCTTGTTGGCATTCCGATTACCGGGACATCGGTGAATCCGGCGCGCAGCCTTGGACCAGCCCTGATTGTCGGCGGTCCAGCACTTCAACAGGTCTGGCTGTTTATCCTTGCACCCCTTGTCGGTGGTGTTCTTGCCGCGCTCATCTGGCGCCTGCTAAGTGAATAAAAAGAAGGAGAGTTGAAGGTCTTTCTGCCTTAAATATTTTCTTGACCAGGTTCGGTGGCAGGGTGGTGCAAAATCAAGCCGATTTGTAGTAGCGGGCTGCCCTGCCTTTGCCTTTAAGGGTGAGTTTGCCCTTTTTGACCAGCCCGGCAAGGATGTAGCCTGCCTGATGGGGTGAGACGCGCAAAAGGGTGCGGACAATCTCGTTGGTGATGAACCGCTCCTCATCAGGACCGGTCAGCTCCTCAAGGTAGTTGATAATCGTGCTTTCCGCATAGGCAGATTCGGCACGGCGGAAGGGGTAATAGCTCACCGATTTGCGCAACTGGGCATAGACCCTTTTAGAGAGCCGGTAAACCCTGCCCTTTTTCTCGCCAAACTGCTCCAAGAGCCCGCGGTTGACCATTGAACTTAAGACCTCGTGCGCCTCCTTCTCGCTTCTGCCCAAAATGGTCTTGGCTTCGGTAACATCAACCTCGCGGTTACGCTTGAGCCAGTTGAGAATCAAGAGGTCGGGCAGTTTCAGTTCCCGGCCCTCCTGCTGGCAGCGGACAACAAAGCGGGCAAAGTTTTCATCAAGTTTGCCTTCGGCACGACCGGAACGGATTGTTACCCGGACATAATCTGCACCGGCTTCATAGGTTGGTGGCTCCTTGCCATAGGAGAGAAGAATCTGAAACATCCTTTTGACACCCATTCCCGCCCTTTCCACGAGCCGGATGCGTTCAAGGACCTCAGCAAGAAAGGGGTTGCGGCTGATGGGCTCATGACCGACGATGTTTTCCGGGGTGACATCAGAGATAAAGCCACCCGGGGATGAGACCTCAAGCCTTTCCGGAAAAAGGCGGAGATAAACCGGGCTCTGGATTGAGTAGTCGCGATGGGTAAAGGCGTTGAGGAGCGCCTCGCGGTAAACCTCGGGCGGAAAGTCAAAAATCTCAAAGTGAAAAAGCCCGAACTTGAGGGTGAAGATGCGGTTGTGCGGTTCAACCGAGGCACTGAACTCATCCAGCATCGCCAGGAGCGGTTTAAAGGAGTCAAGCCGGCGGTCGTATTCAACATCATTTTTCATATGCAGAAAGATGGCGCTGTGACCGGGAATCATTTTGCGCAGAAACTCCTCCTTGCCCAGAAGCAGAAGGCCAGCAGCCTTTATTTTGCCTTCAGGAGAAATAAGACCAAGGCGGGTGAGGAGTTCCTCAGCACTTAAACCGGAATCGGGCTCTTTGGCGCTCTTGATGCGGCGCAGCCTTTCTATCTCCAAAGGGTCAATCGCCTCAATCCCGCAGTCAAGGACCTGGGAGGAGAAGTCTGATTGTAGGGCGACACTCATCGGCATAGAATAGCCCGAATCAAGTCGCAGTCAAGGGTTAGCAACTAAAAATCAATCCGAAAAGGGCTGTTGGGGTCATCCTCATAGCGGATTTCATCAACCGCCTCGGTGCGGTTCCAGCCGCGGAAGAGTTTGTCAGGAAAGTTGTGAACCAATCCGGGCTCATTGCCGATGTTTTTATAACCGTGGACAACACCGGGCGGGACAATCAGAATTCCGGGTGCGCTTGCGCCCAGGACAAGTTGGAGATGGGTCTGAAAACTGGGTGAATCCGGGCGATTGTCCCAGAGGTAGATTTTGAAGTCTGAGGGTCCAATAAAGGCAAAGCAGTCGGTCTGGAATCTGTGGTCATGCGGACCGCGGGCAACCCCGGGATTGGTTAATGAGACATAGCCCATTGCCGGCTGCAACCTCTCCAGACCCAAACCGGCAAGCCAGTCAGCGCGAAAGGTCTCGCA includes:
- a CDS encoding dipeptidase translates to MAKTNPAHYQKLHQQSLVIDMHCDSILRHIEKNEDISKNTKGHLDLPKMIKGGLKAQVFAIFPDPKKIKPGEYERFVLNAVRAIKNFCKENSDKVGLALSPAGLKRIVNSKRIGIIIGVEGGHALEGNLARLFHFWRAGVRILTITWCNSNELADASWDRKKPHNGISELGRRAIRIMNRLGMIVDVSHSSERSFYQIVQASRAPVIASHSGVYALRRHNRNLKLNQLQALKERRGLMGQAFLPGFLKPLPKKASIDDVVKSIDFVVQRFGPDIIGLGSDFDGFSGRLKGLEDASMLPEITRRLIDLGYKDGDIKGILGLNFLRVWENVWQKRG
- the aqpZ gene encoding aquaporin Z; protein product: MSQKAWRRWLAELIGTFCLVFIGCGSAVIAGSHIGFAGISLAFGLAVLAMVYAIGPISGCHINPAISVAMLVAGKQKFTETIAYIIAQCIGAILGAIVLFAIASTLPDYSLSVNGLGQNGFGAHSPGGYSLVAALDAEVILTTLFVLVVLGATSEKAPAGFAGVAIGLALTFIHLVGIPITGTSVNPARSLGPALIVGGPALQQVWLFILAPLVGGVLAALIWRLLSE
- a CDS encoding ATP-binding protein, whose protein sequence is MSVALQSDFSSQVLDCGIEAIDPLEIERLRRIKSAKEPDSGLSAEELLTRLGLISPEGKIKAAGLLLLGKEEFLRKMIPGHSAIFLHMKNDVEYDRRLDSFKPLLAMLDEFSASVEPHNRIFTLKFGLFHFEIFDFPPEVYREALLNAFTHRDYSIQSPVYLRLFPERLEVSSPGGFISDVTPENIVGHEPISRNPFLAEVLERIRLVERAGMGVKRMFQILLSYGKEPPTYEAGADYVRVTIRSGRAEGKLDENFARFVVRCQQEGRELKLPDLLILNWLKRNREVDVTEAKTILGRSEKEAHEVLSSMVNRGLLEQFGEKKGRVYRLSKRVYAQLRKSVSYYPFRRAESAYAESTIINYLEELTGPDEERFITNEIVRTLLRVSPHQAGYILAGLVKKGKLTLKGKGRAARYYKSA
- a CDS encoding dTDP-4-dehydrorhamnose 3,5-epimerase family protein, which gives rise to MNNPFKELEIKGVFLARAEIHSDTRGWLCETFRADWLAGLGLERLQPAMGYVSLTNPGVARGPHDHRFQTDCFAFIGPSDFKIYLWDNRPDSPSFQTHLQLVLGASAPGILIVPPGVVHGYKNIGNEPGLVHNFPDKLFRGWNRTEAVDEIRYEDDPNSPFRIDF